One part of the Fusobacterium pseudoperiodonticum genome encodes these proteins:
- a CDS encoding HsdM family class I SAM-dependent methyltransferase — translation MGKKEVNTDLWVYDLLKEAKISDKFSAQGSDVKELNEALQTASKRGTGKVGFPEYVGIVKDFLIVIEDKSDTTKHLKLTEKDIIAEDIASVCDYAVNGALFYGKHLSKNTNYKKIVALGISGNEKIHKITPIYINDRGEYTILENIETLISFSEDNIDEYYIKEILKEDTAIEKKTAEILKEASELHNYLRSYGNIEEKNKPLIVSGILLALREIDFKNFNIDNLNGDKTKTDGQKIYEAIKSNLDRANVSPQVKKDKLLSQFSIIKDDIKINEINSTLGKTPLKYFTEFLYKSIYQSIRYNNSAEDYLGRFYGEFMSYTGGDGQNLGIVLTPKHITELFCDLLDLKTTDKILDPCCGTAGFLIAAMHNMIKKTSNEVEIKEIKKNQLFGIEDKSYMFTIATTNMILRGDGKSNLENKDFLKENPAQLQLKGCTVGMMNPPYSMGKIDPSLYEIKFINHLLDSLVVDGRAAVIVPQSTFTGKTKEEQKIKEEILKNHTLEGVITLNKNTFYRVGTNPCIAIFKAHNKHPKNKICKFINFENDGYIVSKHIGLVDDGSHRDKKQHLLDVWFGRTEAITKFCVNTTIEATDEWLHSFYYFNDEIPSEEDFKKTVADYLTFEVNMITHGRGYLFGIKDKELEFYQDDIEEEKQVAKSEENYE, via the coding sequence ATGGGAAAAAAAGAAGTTAATACAGATCTTTGGGTGTATGATTTACTAAAAGAAGCAAAAATATCTGATAAATTTTCAGCTCAGGGAAGTGATGTAAAAGAATTAAATGAAGCTTTACAAACAGCTTCTAAAAGAGGAACTGGAAAAGTTGGCTTTCCAGAATATGTGGGAATAGTTAAAGATTTTTTAATTGTAATTGAAGATAAATCAGACACAACAAAACATTTGAAATTAACTGAAAAAGATATAATAGCAGAAGATATAGCAAGTGTTTGTGATTATGCAGTAAATGGAGCATTATTTTATGGAAAACATTTAAGTAAAAATACAAACTATAAAAAAATAGTTGCTTTAGGGATAAGTGGAAATGAGAAAATTCATAAAATAACTCCAATATACATTAATGATAGAGGAGAATATACTATTCTTGAAAATATAGAAACTTTAATATCATTTAGTGAAGATAATATTGACGAGTATTATATAAAAGAAATATTAAAAGAAGATACAGCTATTGAGAAAAAAACAGCTGAAATTTTAAAAGAAGCTAGTGAGTTACATAATTATTTAAGAAGCTATGGAAATATAGAAGAAAAAAATAAGCCATTAATTGTATCTGGAATATTACTTGCACTTAGAGAAATAGATTTTAAAAATTTCAATATTGATAATTTAAATGGAGATAAAACAAAAACTGATGGTCAAAAAATATACGAGGCAATAAAATCAAATTTAGATAGAGCAAATGTTTCGCCACAAGTAAAAAAAGACAAATTATTAAGTCAATTTTCTATTATAAAAGATGACATAAAAATTAATGAGATTAATTCTACATTAGGAAAAACTCCATTAAAATATTTTACAGAGTTTTTATATAAAAGTATTTATCAAAGTATTAGATATAATAATTCAGCTGAAGATTATCTTGGTAGATTTTATGGAGAGTTTATGTCTTACACTGGTGGAGATGGTCAAAACTTAGGTATAGTTCTTACACCAAAACATATTACAGAACTTTTTTGTGATTTATTAGATTTAAAAACAACAGATAAAATATTAGATCCTTGTTGTGGAACAGCAGGCTTTCTAATAGCTGCTATGCATAATATGATAAAAAAGACAAGTAATGAAGTTGAAATAAAAGAAATCAAAAAAAATCAATTATTTGGAATAGAAGATAAGTCATATATGTTTACAATAGCCACAACAAATATGATACTTCGTGGAGATGGCAAAAGTAATCTTGAAAACAAAGATTTTCTCAAGGAAAACCCAGCTCAATTACAACTAAAAGGTTGTACTGTTGGTATGATGAATCCTCCTTATTCAATGGGAAAGATAGATCCTTCATTGTATGAAATTAAGTTCATAAATCATTTATTAGATTCATTGGTTGTAGATGGAAGGGCAGCAGTTATCGTTCCACAAAGTACATTTACAGGAAAAACTAAAGAGGAACAAAAAATAAAGGAAGAAATTTTAAAAAATCATACTTTGGAAGGTGTTATTACTTTAAATAAAAATACTTTTTATAGAGTTGGAACTAATCCTTGTATAGCAATTTTTAAAGCTCATAACAAACACCCTAAAAATAAAATATGTAAGTTTATCAATTTTGAGAATGATGGTTATATTGTAAGTAAACATATTGGACTTGTTGATGATGGCTCACATAGAGATAAAAAGCAACATTTACTTGATGTCTGGTTTGGAAGAACTGAAGCAATAACTAAATTTTGTGTGAACACTACAATAGAAGCTACTGATGAATGGTTACATTCTTTTTATTACTTTAATGATGAAATACCTAGTGAAGAAGATTTCAAAAAAACAGTGGCTGATTATCTAACTTTTGAAGTAAATATGATAACTCATGGAAGAGGCTATTTATTTGGAATAAAAGATAAAGAGTTAGAATTTTATCAAGATGATATTGAAGAAGAAAAACAAGTGGCTAAAAGTGAGGAGAATTATGAGTAA
- a CDS encoding AMP-binding protein translates to MQIVTDKNKVALYFKDNAVSYKEFILNTKKIKQYTNIKEFTNNMIYMENRPELLYSFFSIWDSRATCVCIDASSTAEELSYYIDNSEVEKIFTSRGQLEKVEEAFTILNKKVELVIVDDIEFDKIKIDENIEANLVINSPEREDTALILYTSGTTGKPKGVMLTFDNILANVDSLDVYKMYEETDVTIALLPLHHILPLLGTGVMPLLYSATIVFLDDMSSVALIDAMKKYKVTMLIGVPKLWEVMHKKIMDTINSKGITRFIFKLAKKINSLSFSKKIFKKVSEGFGGHIKFFVSGGSKLNPQVTEDFLTLGIKICEGYGMTETSPIIAYTPKDDIMPNSAGRVIKDVEVKIADDNEILVKGRNVMKGYYKNPEATAEIIDKDGWLHTGDLGALKDGYLYVTGRKKEMIVLSNGKNINPIDIEAKLISMTNLIAEVVVTEYNSILTAVIHPDFNKVKEEKVDNIYEVLKWSVVDKYNQKSPDYKKILDVKIVNEDFPKTKIGKIKRFMIADMLEGKIEKKERKPEPDFEEYNKIKKYLVTTKEKEVYFDSHIEIDLGMDSLDMVEFQHFLDLNFGVKEENLISKHPSLLELANYVKENRNQEKIGNLNWKEIINKDTDAKLPSSSFLAIILKFLSCILFNTFFRVKVKGKEKIEMDKPTIYVANHQSFLDGFLFNYTVPSKLVKKTYFLATVAHFKSSMMKSFANSSNVVLVDINKDIAEVMQILAKILKENKNVAIYPEGLRTRDGKMNKFKKSFAILAKELNVDVQPYVISGAYELFPTGKKFPKPGKISVEFLDKIKVEDLSYDEIVDKSYKSIEEKLTK, encoded by the coding sequence ATGCAAATTGTAACTGACAAAAATAAAGTAGCACTTTATTTTAAAGATAATGCTGTTAGCTATAAAGAATTTATCTTAAATACAAAAAAAATAAAACAATATACAAATATAAAAGAATTTACAAATAATATGATTTATATGGAAAATAGACCAGAATTACTATATAGTTTCTTTTCTATATGGGACAGCAGAGCAACTTGTGTCTGTATAGATGCTTCAAGTACAGCAGAAGAATTATCATATTATATAGATAATTCAGAAGTTGAAAAAATATTCACTTCAAGAGGACAACTTGAAAAAGTAGAGGAAGCTTTCACTATCTTAAATAAAAAAGTTGAACTTGTTATTGTAGACGATATTGAATTTGATAAAATTAAAATTGATGAAAATATAGAAGCTAACTTAGTTATTAATTCACCTGAAAGAGAAGACACAGCATTAATTTTATATACATCAGGAACAACAGGAAAACCTAAAGGGGTTATGCTAACATTTGATAATATTCTAGCAAATGTAGATTCACTTGATGTGTATAAGATGTATGAAGAAACAGATGTAACTATTGCACTATTACCTTTACATCATATCTTACCACTTTTAGGAACAGGTGTAATGCCACTTCTATATTCAGCTACTATAGTATTCCTTGATGATATGTCTTCTGTTGCATTAATAGATGCAATGAAAAAATATAAGGTAACTATGTTAATAGGAGTACCTAAACTTTGGGAAGTAATGCATAAAAAGATTATGGATACTATAAACTCAAAAGGAATAACAAGATTTATTTTTAAACTTGCTAAGAAAATAAACTCTTTAAGTTTCAGTAAGAAAATATTTAAAAAAGTAAGTGAAGGATTTGGAGGACATATTAAATTCTTCGTTTCAGGAGGATCTAAATTAAATCCACAGGTAACAGAAGATTTTCTTACTCTTGGAATAAAAATTTGTGAAGGATATGGAATGACTGAAACATCTCCAATAATAGCTTATACTCCCAAAGATGATATAATGCCAAACTCAGCTGGAAGAGTTATAAAAGATGTAGAAGTTAAGATAGCTGATGACAACGAAATACTTGTTAAAGGTAGAAATGTAATGAAGGGATATTATAAAAATCCTGAAGCAACTGCTGAAATAATAGATAAAGATGGTTGGTTACATACTGGAGATTTAGGAGCTTTAAAAGATGGATATCTATATGTAACAGGTAGAAAGAAAGAAATGATAGTTTTATCAAATGGTAAAAATATAAATCCTATTGATATAGAAGCAAAATTAATATCGATGACTAACCTTATTGCTGAGGTTGTTGTAACTGAATATAATTCTATTTTAACCGCAGTTATACATCCTGATTTTAATAAAGTTAAGGAAGAAAAAGTTGATAACATTTATGAAGTATTAAAATGGTCGGTTGTTGATAAGTATAACCAAAAAAGTCCTGACTATAAAAAAATATTAGATGTAAAAATTGTAAATGAAGATTTCCCAAAGACAAAGATTGGAAAAATTAAAAGATTTATGATAGCTGATATGCTAGAAGGAAAAATTGAAAAGAAAGAAAGAAAACCTGAACCTGATTTTGAAGAATATAATAAAATTAAAAAATATTTAGTTACTACTAAAGAAAAAGAAGTATATTTTGATTCTCATATTGAAATAGACTTAGGTATGGATTCTTTAGATATGGTTGAATTTCAACATTTCTTAGATTTAAACTTTGGAGTAAAAGAAGAAAATCTAATTTCTAAACATCCATCATTATTAGAACTTGCTAATTATGTAAAGGAAAATAGAAATCAAGAAAAAATTGGAAATTTAAACTGGAAAGAGATCATTAATAAAGATACTGATGCGAAATTACCAAGTTCTAGTTTCTTAGCTATAATTTTAAAATTCTTATCATGTATTCTTTTCAATACTTTCTTTAGAGTTAAGGTTAAAGGAAAAGAAAAAATCGAAATGGACAAGCCAACTATTTATGTTGCTAATCACCAAAGTTTCTTAGATGGTTTCTTATTTAACTATACTGTACCTTCAAAATTAGTAAAGAAAACATATTTTCTTGCAACTGTAGCACATTTTAAAAGTTCTATGATGAAGTCTTTTGCAAATTCATCTAATGTTGTTTTAGTTGATATAAATAAAGATATTGCAGAAGTTATGCAAATACTTGCTAAAATTTTAAAAGAAAATAAAAATGTAGCCATCTATCCTGAAGGTTTAAGAACTAGAGATGGTAAAATGAATAAATTTAAAAAATCTTTTGCAATATTAGCTAAGGAATTAAATGTTGATGTACAACCTTATGTTATAAGTGGAGCTTATGAATTATTCCCTACAGGAAAGAAATTTCCTAAACCAGGAAAAATATCTGTTGAATTTTTAGATAAAATTAAAGTTGAAGACTTAAGTTATGATGAAATCGTGGATAAATCATATAAGTCTATAGAGGAAAAATTAACAAAATAG
- a CDS encoding DUF1846 domain-containing protein, giving the protein MKIGFDHDKYLEEQSKYILERVNKHDKLYIEFGGKLLGDLHAKRVLPGFDENAKIKVLNKLKDQIEVIICVYAGDIERNKIRGDFGITYDMDVFRLIDDLRENELKVNSVVITRYEDRPSTDLFITRLERRGIKVYKHYATKGYPSDVDTIVSDEGYGKNAYIETTKPIVVVTAPGPGSGKLATCLSQLYHEYKRGKNVGYSKFETFPVWNVPLKHPLNIAYEAATVDLNDVNMIDPFHLEEYGEIAVNYNRDIEAFPLLKRIIEKITGKKSIYQSPTDMGVNRVGFGITDDEVVKEASQQEIIRRYFKTGCDYKKGNTDLETFKRAEFIMHSLGLKEEDRKVVTFARKKLELLNNEEKSDKQKTLSAIAFEMPDGQIITGKKSSLMDAPSAAILNSLKYLSNFDDELLLISPTILEPIIQLKEKTLKNKHIPLDCEEILIALSITAATNPMAELALSKLSQLAGVQAHSTHILGRNDEQSLRKLGIDVTSDQVFPTENLYYNQ; this is encoded by the coding sequence ATGAAAATAGGTTTTGACCACGATAAATATCTGGAAGAACAATCCAAATATATACTGGAAAGAGTGAATAAGCATGACAAATTATACATTGAGTTTGGTGGAAAACTTTTAGGAGATCTTCATGCAAAAAGGGTTTTACCTGGTTTTGATGAAAATGCTAAGATAAAAGTTTTAAATAAACTTAAGGATCAAATAGAAGTTATAATTTGTGTGTATGCTGGAGACATTGAGAGAAATAAAATCAGAGGAGATTTTGGAATTACTTATGATATGGATGTCTTTAGACTTATAGATGATTTAAGAGAAAATGAGCTAAAAGTCAATAGTGTTGTTATCACAAGATATGAAGACAGACCTTCTACAGACCTTTTTATTACTAGACTTGAGAGAAGAGGAATAAAAGTATACAAACACTATGCAACAAAAGGTTATCCTAGTGATGTTGATACTATAGTTAGTGATGAAGGTTATGGAAAAAATGCCTATATAGAAACAACAAAGCCAATAGTTGTTGTGACTGCTCCAGGGCCAGGAAGTGGAAAACTTGCAACTTGTTTAAGTCAACTTTATCATGAATATAAAAGAGGAAAAAATGTAGGATATTCTAAATTTGAAACTTTCCCTGTTTGGAATGTACCTTTAAAACATCCATTGAATATAGCTTATGAAGCAGCAACAGTTGATTTAAATGATGTTAATATGATAGATCCATTTCATTTAGAAGAATATGGAGAAATTGCAGTAAACTATAACAGAGATATTGAGGCTTTTCCTTTATTAAAAAGAATAATTGAAAAAATAACAGGGAAAAAATCAATTTATCAATCACCTACAGATATGGGAGTTAATAGAGTAGGTTTTGGTATTACTGATGATGAAGTTGTCAAAGAGGCTTCTCAACAAGAAATAATAAGAAGATATTTTAAAACTGGTTGTGATTATAAAAAAGGAAATACTGATTTAGAAACATTTAAAAGAGCTGAATTTATAATGCACAGTTTAGGATTAAAAGAAGAAGATAGAAAAGTTGTTACTTTTGCAAGAAAGAAATTAGAACTTTTAAATAATGAAGAAAAGTCTGATAAGCAAAAGACACTTTCAGCTATAGCATTTGAAATGCCTGATGGACAAATAATAACAGGAAAAAAATCTTCTTTAATGGATGCACCTTCGGCAGCTATCTTGAACTCATTAAAATATCTTTCAAATTTTGATGATGAGTTATTATTAATTTCGCCAACAATTTTAGAGCCTATTATTCAGTTAAAAGAAAAGACTTTAAAAAATAAACATATACCTCTAGATTGTGAGGAAATATTGATTGCCTTAAGTATAACAGCAGCAACAAATCCTATGGCAGAGCTTGCACTGTCAAAACTTTCACAATTAGCAGGGGTACAAGCACATTCTACTCATATCTTAGGTAGAAATGATGAGCAATCTTTAAGAAAACTTGGAATAGATGTAACATCAGATCAAGTTTTTCCAACTGAAAATTTATATTATAATCAATAA
- the pckA gene encoding phosphoenolpyruvate carboxykinase (ATP), translating to MKMYGLEKLGIDNVLAVHYNLSPAELTEKALANDEGKLNDTGALVIETGKYTGRAPDDKFFVDTPSVHEHIDWSRNKPIESEKFDAILGKLIAYLQKKEIYVFDGKAGANPQYTRRFRFINEMPSQNLFIHQLLIRTDEEYNENNKIDFTVISAPNFHCVPKIDGVNSEAAIIINFEKKMAIICGTRYSGEMKKSVFSIMNYIMPLENILPMHCSANMDPVTHETAIFFGLSGTGKTTLSADPNRKLIGDDEHGWCDSGVFNFEGGCYAKCINLKEESEPEIYHAIKFGSVVENVTMDEKTRKINYEDASITPNTRVGYPIHYIPNAELAGVGGIPKVVIFLTADSFGVLPPISRLSQEAAMYHFVTGFTAKLAGTELGVKEPVPTFSTCFGEPFMPMDPSVYAKMLGKRLEKHNTKVYLINTGWSGGAYGTGKRINLKYTRAMVTAVLSGYFDNAEYKHDEIFNLDIPQSCPNVPREIMNPIDTWEDKEQYIIAAKKLANLFYKNFKEKYPNMPENITNAGPRYNG from the coding sequence ATGAAGATGTATGGACTTGAAAAATTAGGAATTGATAATGTATTAGCAGTTCATTATAATTTAAGCCCAGCAGAGCTTACTGAAAAAGCTTTAGCAAATGATGAAGGAAAACTAAATGATACTGGTGCTTTAGTCATAGAAACAGGAAAATATACTGGACGTGCTCCAGATGATAAATTCTTTGTTGATACTCCAAGTGTCCATGAACATATTGACTGGAGTAGAAATAAGCCTATTGAAAGTGAAAAATTTGATGCTATTCTTGGAAAATTGATAGCTTACCTTCAAAAAAAAGAAATCTATGTTTTTGATGGAAAGGCTGGTGCTAATCCTCAATATACTAGAAGATTCCGTTTTATAAATGAAATGCCTAGCCAAAATTTATTCATACATCAATTATTAATAAGAACTGATGAAGAATACAATGAAAATAATAAAATTGATTTCACAGTTATATCTGCTCCTAACTTCCACTGTGTACCCAAAATAGATGGAGTTAATTCTGAAGCAGCTATCATAATCAATTTCGAAAAGAAAATGGCTATAATCTGTGGAACAAGATATTCAGGAGAAATGAAAAAAAGTGTCTTTTCTATAATGAACTATATAATGCCTCTTGAAAATATTTTACCTATGCACTGTTCTGCTAATATGGATCCTGTTACTCATGAAACTGCAATTTTCTTTGGTTTATCTGGAACAGGTAAAACAACTTTATCAGCAGATCCAAATCGTAAATTGATTGGTGATGATGAACATGGTTGGTGTGATAGTGGAGTATTCAACTTTGAAGGTGGATGCTATGCTAAATGTATCAATCTAAAAGAAGAAAGCGAACCTGAAATCTATCATGCTATAAAATTTGGAAGTGTCGTAGAAAATGTTACTATGGATGAAAAAACAAGAAAAATAAATTATGAAGATGCTAGTATTACTCCTAACACTAGAGTTGGATATCCTATACACTATATTCCTAATGCTGAATTAGCAGGTGTAGGTGGAATACCAAAGGTTGTTATTTTCTTAACAGCTGACTCTTTTGGAGTTTTACCTCCAATCTCAAGATTAAGTCAAGAAGCAGCAATGTATCACTTTGTAACTGGATTTACTGCTAAACTTGCTGGAACTGAATTAGGAGTTAAAGAGCCTGTACCTACATTCTCAACATGTTTTGGGGAACCTTTTATGCCTATGGATCCAAGTGTGTATGCTAAAATGCTTGGTAAGAGATTAGAAAAACATAATACAAAAGTTTATCTAATCAATACAGGTTGGTCTGGTGGAGCATATGGAACAGGAAAAAGAATTAATTTAAAATATACTCGTGCTATGGTTACAGCAGTATTAAGTGGATATTTTGATAATGCTGAATACAAACATGATGAAATATTTAATCTTGATATTCCTCAATCTTGTCCTAATGTTCCTAGAGAAATTATGAATCCTATAGATACTTGGGAAGATAAAGAACAATATATCATAGCTGCTAAAAAGTTGGCTAACTTATTCTATAAGAATTTTAAAGAAAAATATCCAAATATGCCAGAAAATATTACAAATGCTGGTCCTAGATATAACGGTTAA
- the rpmA gene encoding 50S ribosomal protein L27, with translation MQFLLNIQLFAHKKGQGSVKNGRDSNPKYLGVKKYDGEVVKAGNIIVRQRGTKFHAGNNMGIGKDHTLFALIDGYVKFERLGKNKKQVSVYSEK, from the coding sequence ATGCAATTTTTATTAAATATACAATTATTTGCACATAAAAAAGGGCAAGGTTCTGTTAAAAACGGAAGAGACTCTAATCCTAAATATCTTGGAGTAAAAAAATACGATGGAGAAGTTGTTAAAGCTGGAAATATTATAGTTAGACAAAGAGGAACTAAATTCCATGCTGGAAACAATATGGGAATTGGTAAAGACCATACTCTATTTGCATTAATCGATGGATATGTAAAATTTGAAAGATTAGGAAAAAATAAAAAACAAGTTTCTGTATACTCAGAAAAATAA
- a CDS encoding ribosomal-processing cysteine protease Prp, translating into MTKVEIFRKNGNIIGYKASGHSGYSEQGSDIICSAISTSLQMTLIGIQEVLKLKVDFKINDGFLDVDLKNISLDKLTQTNILTEAMAIFLKELTKQYPKYIRLVEKEDK; encoded by the coding sequence ATGACAAAAGTAGAAATTTTTAGAAAAAATGGTAACATCATAGGATATAAAGCAAGTGGACATTCTGGATACTCAGAACAAGGAAGTGATATCATTTGTTCTGCTATCTCAACATCATTGCAAATGACTTTGATAGGTATACAAGAAGTATTAAAGTTAAAAGTTGATTTTAAAATAAATGATGGCTTTCTTGATGTTGATTTAAAAAATATTAGCCTAGATAAACTAACACAAACGAATATACTCACAGAAGCTATGGCTATATTTTTAAAAGAATTAACTAAACAATATCCTAAGTACATTAGACTTGTAGAAAAGGAGGATAAGTAA
- the rplU gene encoding 50S ribosomal protein L21 — MYAVIKTGGKQYKVTEGDVLRVEKLNAEVNATVELTEVLLVAGGDNVKVGKPLVEGAKVVVEVLSQGKAAKVINFKYKPKKASHRKKGHRQLFTEVKVTSIIA; from the coding sequence ATGTACGCAGTAATTAAAACTGGTGGAAAACAGTATAAAGTTACAGAAGGTGATGTATTAAGAGTAGAAAAATTAAATGCTGAAGTTAATGCAACTGTTGAATTAACAGAAGTTCTTTTAGTAGCTGGTGGAGACAATGTCAAAGTTGGAAAACCATTAGTAGAAGGAGCAAAAGTAGTTGTAGAAGTTTTATCTCAAGGTAAAGCAGCTAAAGTTATTAACTTCAAATACAAGCCTAAAAAAGCTAGTCACAGAAAAAAAGGTCATAGACAACTTTTTACTGAAGTAAAAGTAACTTCAATAATAGCATAA
- a CDS encoding sirohydrochlorin cobaltochelatase, producing the protein MSKKALFMVHFGTTHNDTRELTIDKMNKKFADEFKDYDLFTAYTSRIVLKRLKDRGENYNTPLRVLNALADQGYEELLIQTSHVIPGIEYENLVKEVNSFSNKFKTVKIGKPLLYYIDDYKKCVEALADEYVPKNKKEALVLVCHGTDSPLATSYAMIEYVFSDCGYDNVFVVCTTAYPLMDSLIKKLKKAGIEEITLTPFMFVAGEHAKKDMAVTYKEELEENGFKVNQVILKGLGEFDAIQNIFLSHLKLAIEKADEDIAEFKKEYTNKYL; encoded by the coding sequence ATGTCAAAAAAAGCATTATTTATGGTACACTTTGGGACTACTCATAATGACACAAGAGAATTAACTATAGATAAGATGAATAAAAAATTTGCAGATGAATTTAAAGATTATGATTTATTTACAGCTTATACATCAAGAATAGTTTTAAAAAGATTAAAAGATAGAGGTGAAAATTACAACACACCTTTAAGAGTTTTAAATGCTTTAGCAGATCAAGGATATGAAGAATTACTTATACAAACTTCTCATGTTATACCTGGTATTGAATATGAAAATTTAGTGAAAGAAGTGAACTCTTTCTCTAATAAATTTAAGACTGTAAAGATTGGGAAACCACTTTTATATTATATTGATGATTATAAAAAGTGTGTTGAAGCTTTAGCAGATGAATATGTTCCTAAAAATAAAAAAGAAGCTCTAGTTCTTGTTTGTCATGGAACAGATTCGCCACTAGCTACTAGTTATGCAATGATAGAATATGTTTTTAGCGATTGTGGTTATGATAATGTTTTTGTAGTTTGTACCACAGCATATCCTTTAATGGATAGTCTAATAAAGAAACTTAAAAAGGCTGGAATAGAAGAAATTACTCTTACTCCATTTATGTTTGTTGCTGGTGAACATGCTAAAAAAGATATGGCAGTAACTTATAAAGAAGAACTTGAAGAAAATGGTTTTAAAGTAAATCAAGTTATTTTAAAAGGTTTAGGAGAATTTGATGCTATCCAAAATATATTCTTAAGTCACTTAAAACTTGCTATTGAAAAAGCTGATGAAGATATAGCAGAATTTAAAAAGGAATACACTAATAAATACCTATAA
- a CDS encoding flavodoxin family protein, protein MKTLIVYSTISGNTKAVCERIYNALNVEKEIINVKDSKNIKPSDYENIIIGFWCDKGTMDKDSIDFLKTLNNKNLYFLGTLGARPDSEHWNDVFENAKKLCSENNNFKDGLLIWGRISKEMMDVMKKFPAGHPHAVTPERLARWEAASTHPDENDFKKAEEFFSNLLNK, encoded by the coding sequence ATGAAGACATTAATTGTTTATTCAACTATAAGTGGAAATACTAAAGCAGTTTGTGAAAGAATATATAATGCTTTAAATGTGGAAAAGGAAATTATAAATGTAAAGGATAGCAAAAATATAAAGCCTTCTGATTATGAAAACATAATTATAGGTTTTTGGTGTGATAAAGGAACTATGGATAAAGATAGTATTGATTTTTTAAAAACTCTTAATAATAAAAATCTTTATTTTTTAGGAACCTTAGGAGCAAGACCTGATTCAGAACATTGGAATGATGTTTTTGAAAATGCTAAAAAACTTTGTTCTGAAAATAATAATTTTAAAGATGGTCTTCTAATCTGGGGAAGAATATCAAAAGAAATGATGGATGTAATGAAAAAATTCCCAGCTGGACATCCTCACGCTGTAACTCCAGAAAGATTAGCGAGATGGGAAGCTGCTTCTACTCACCCTGATGAGAATGACTTTAAAAAAGCTGAAGAATTTTTTTCTAATTTATTAAATAAGTGA